The following nucleotide sequence is from uncultured Campylobacter sp..
AACCCCGATGTGCTGATTACTGAGATGGCGCAGTTTGAAAATTTAAAGGGCAGATTTTTCATAAGCGAGAAGGCGTTTTTAAATTTACAGCACCACTCGCTGATCGATCAGGCGCGCGAAAAGAGCAAGGGCGAGCTCGCGATCGGCACTACCGGCAAGGGTATAGGGCCTGCGTATGCCGATAAGATCGCGCGCACGGGACACCGCGTAGTGGAGCTTTTAGAGCCTGAAAGGCTTGCCGAGGCGCTATCGCGCGATTTTGCTTCGCATGAGAGCGTTTTTGAAAAAGCTGGGGTTAAAATTCCTAGCAAGCTTGAAATTTACGAGGAGCTAAAGCGCTATAAAAGCGCGCTCGAGCCATACATCGCCGATACCACGCACATGCTGTGGAAGGCGCTTGATTACGACAAGCGCGTGCTTGTAGAGGGCGCGCAAGGAAGCCTGCTTGATATCGATCACGGCACCTATCCTTACGTCACGAGCTCGACGACTATCGCGGGCGGGGCTTGCAGCGGGCTCGGGCTCGCGCCGAAAGATATCGGTACGGTGATGGGAATTTTAAAGGCCTACACCACCCGCGTGGGCAACGGTGCGTTTCCTACCGAGGATAAGGGCCCGCAGGGCGAGGCGATGCGCGAGATCGGCAAGGAGTACGGCACTACGACGGGTAGGGCGCGTCGCTGCGGCTGGTTCGACGGAGTGGCTACGAAATACGCCGTGCGCCTTAGCGGCATCGACAAGCTCGCACTTATGAAGCTTGACGTTCTGGACGGCTTTGAGAGCATTAAAATTTGCCGCGCATATCGATACAAGGGGGAGGAGACCGATTATTTCCCGATCGATTTGGAAGCTGCCGAGCCGGTTTATGAGCAGATGCCTGGCTGGGACAGCGTCAAGGGAATTTCAAAATTTGAGGATCTACCGCAAAACGCGCAAAATTATATCCGCAAAATAGAGGAGCTAAGCGGCGCGAAGGTGGGTTTCATCTCTACCAGTCCCGAAAGAAGCGACACGATAATTTTATGAACCCGGTGAAATTTTAAAATTTCACCCGTTGCGGGCGGCGCAACCGCTCGTAGAACTGAATTTAAAGGAACGATCATGCGAATACGACTACCACACGTGCCATATATCGCGCATAAAATAGCGCTGGATCTGCTAAACTCGGGCTGCGTTACGCTTAGTGCGGGCATAGAGCCCGTCGCCAAGGAAGCAGACGAGATCATAAGGGGCGATCTGCAAAAAGAAAGAGCGATAGACGAGCGCGCAAACGATCTGATAGATGAGCGCATAAGCGAGCTAGATGAGATGAGTGTGAATAAAAAAGATATGTTTTGGCTCATCAAACGCCACATCGCAAACGACGAGAATTTCGAGCTAAATTTCGAGGATCGCTACGGCACCATATCGCATAAAATTTTAGAAACCGTTTGGAAGAAAAATTTGATCGATTACAAAGTCTCGGAAAACAGGCTAAAGACGATAATTTATAACGCGATCGACGAATATCTTAAAAATTATCAAAAGATTGAGGATGCGGTCTATGAAAAAATCGAGGGCTACAAGCAAAAATTGATCCCCGGGACCGAAGAATACGAGCTCGTGTTTGAAAAGCTCTACGAAGAGGAGCTAAGAAAACGGGGCATGCTGTGATGAACGCGTATATCTACATAGAAAACGGCATCTATCTACAAGCCAAGGCGTTCGGCAAGGGCGGTAGCGCATTCGGCGAGCTCGTGTTTAACACCTCCGCCACCGGCTACGAGGAGATCATCTCCGATCCTAGCTATGCGGGGCAGTTTATCATTTTTACGATGCCTGAAATCGGCATCGTAGGCATCAACGAAAACGACAAGGAAAGCTCTAAAATCCACGCCAGCGGAATTTTCGTAAGAAATTTTAACAACGAGCCTTCAAATTTCCGCTCGCAGATGAGCTTGGAGGATTATTTTCTGCAAAACGGAAAATTCGGTGTTTACGACATCGACACTAGATTTTTAACCAAGATGCTGCGCGATCAGGGCAGCCTGCGCGCCTTCGTTTCGACCGAGATCAGTGATAAGGCGGCTCTTAAAAAGGCGCTTAGCGAGTCTGCGCGCATAGAGGAGATCAACTACGTAAGCATCGTAAGCACGAAGGCGCCGTATAAGCACACATCGGGTCGCTGGAACGCCGCGCGCGGAAGCTACGTCCAGCCCGCAAGCTGCGGCAAAAAGATAGCCGTGATCGATTACGGCGTCAAGCGAAACATCCTAAATGAGCTTTGCGATCTGGGGCTCGGCGTCGAGGTTTTCCCGCACGACGTTAAAGCGGAGAGCCTGATTGCCAAATTTAAAGAGGGGCAGATCGACGGCGTGTTTTTATCAAACGGCCCGGGCGAGCCTCGCATGCTTAAAGAGGAGATCGCGCAGATCAAAAAGATGGTCGAAGCGCGCGTGCCGATTTTTGGAATTTGCCTGGGTCATCAGCTGCTAAGCAACGCGATGGGATATGAGACTTACAAGCTGAAATTCGGCCAGCACGGCGCAAACCACCCCGTGCAAAACCTGCGCACCAAATCGATCGAGATCACCGCGCAAAACCACAACTACAACGTCCCCGAGACGATAGCGCAGATCTGCGAGATCACACACCGCAATCTTTTCGACGGCACGATCGAGGGCGTGCGCTACAGGGAGTACCCCGTATTTTCGGTGCAGCACCACCCGGAAGCCAGCGCAGGGCCTACGGAGAGCAAATATATCTTCAAAGAATTTCTTGAAATTTTATGATTTTTGAAATTTTGCCTGCATTAAATTTTACCGCGGTCGTGCGGTAAAATTTTAAATTTGCGGAAGGCTTTAAATTCTAACGCAGTCTTTGCGTCGTAAATTTAAAGCCTGTCGCAGCCTGGATAATTGCAGGCTGGAGAGGTACACAAAGCGCACTTTTGCGGGCTGAGGATTACCGCGGTGATTTTGGATTAAGAAGCTTTTTGGATGAAACAGATCTGTGCTAGTCGCGGTTTTAAATTTAAACTGGCTGCGCGCCGCATGCTTTTCATTCGTGTGATTTTTGCATCCGCTTAGCTTATAAGAGTGCTTGCGGCTAAATTTTACGCACTTTAAAGATCAGGCTTGGCACGCTTAGCCCTTTCAAAGCAGATCCTGCGGCACATTTCTCATAGCTTCAAGCCCTTTAAATTTGACGAACCGTTTTGTTGTCGTCAAAAGTTTCGCTAGTAAGCTGCCCTGCCGTCCGTAAAATTTTATCTAACGCCGTTTACCTACTAAAACCTTATCGGCGCCGTTTCATTTCCCTCTAAAAGCCATTTGCCTAAAATAAAATTCCGCTCCGCTGCGTAGTGAAATTTTACCTGCGCCAGCTTTGGAATTTTACTTTCAGCCCCTTTTAAATCTCTTTCGCACCGATAAGATTTAGCTTGCGTCATTTTAAATTTTTACTCCATTCCTAGGCTGCGGTTTTTATCCATGCTTGTTTTTTAATCCCGCCCATATTTGTACCTAAAATAAGAGTTGTGTTACTTTATGAAATTAAATTTTTAACTTAACATTATTTTAAGCTCAATAAAAGAGAAAATTTGAAAGAATTTCGTTTGAAATTTCGCCTTGAGGGGTCTGCTATGAGCTGCGCTTTAAAAGAGCTGGACGTCTTGCTAGTCGAGGATGATACTAAATTACTGGCCTCGCTGCATAAGGCGTTTGAGGGTATTTTTAACAACGTTTACAATGCCCAAAACGGGCTTGAAGGTGTGAAAAAATTCAAAAAATTTAGCCCTAATCTCGTCATTACCGACATTTTAATGCCGATCGAGGATGGGCTTGAGATGATACGTCAGATCAAGCAGATCTTTCCGCATGCCCCTATCGCGGTGCTTAGCGGCTTCAGTAGGGAGGAGCAGCTAAAAGGCGTTATGGAGATTGGCGTCGAGCGGTATTACTTTAAGCCGGTAGATATCGCCGCATTTGTGCTAGAGATAAGTGCGCTGATGAAGTCTAAGCTGGACTCTGTACGAGTCGTAAATATGGGTGCGGGCTACGTATTTGATGGGCTTCGTCGTATTTTACTGAAGGATGGCGAGCAGATCGTGCTTACTAAAAAGGAGCTTTCTTTTGTTTCGCTGCTAGCCAGTCGCGTGGGCGAGCTGGTACTTTACGAGGAGATCAAGCGTTATGTTTGGACTGAAGGAGCCGTAAGCGATACGGCGCTTCGTACCTTCGTCAAGCGTATCCGCGATAAAGTGGGTGGTGAAATCATAAAAAACGTCCCGAGCCTGGGATACAAGATCGATCTTGGGCCCGCTTAAATTTGATCGCGTTTTTGCCGCTTTGTAATTTACGGAATTGCACTCGTAAAATTTTGCGTTTAAATATGCCGCGATTAATGCGGAGCGAGGCATATTTCCGCGCTCAAAGCGCCGCAAATTAAAATTTTACGCTCATCCAACTTACTAAATTTGACTTGATAAAATTTAACCTCTCAAGCTTTTCAAAAACTTCTTTGCTTAAAAGCCCAAACTAAAAATTTCTTGCTAAAATATCGCAAAATTCCGCGTTCTGCGAATCGCTCTAAAGGATTTGTTTTGAAAAATTTGCCCTCTAAAAATCTCTTTGTCTACACCAGCTCGCGTGCGCTACGCGCGGCGTTGCAAAGCGAGAGCGGCGGCGTGCTGGCGCCTAGGATTACTTTGGCGGAATTCTACGAAAAGGCGCTTTTTGTACCGGATCTTGTCGCTTGCGGTGAGATAGACCGCGCGCTTTTTATGAAGCAGGCGGTAAACGAGAGCAAGCGCGCAGGCGAGAGGCTTAAATTCCCTAACGAGCTTTACGAGTTTATGCGCAACCGCGAGTATCTTTTCGGCTTTTTCAAGGAGCTTGCGACGGAGCGCGTGAGTATCGATGCGCTCGATCTTAGCGACACCTACGCGTGGTATGCCGAGCATTTTGAAATTCTGCGAGAGCTAGTGGGGGCGTATGCGCGGATTTTGCGCGAGCATGGATTTTACGACGAGATCACGCTGCCTGCGCTTTATAAGCTAAACGAATCCTATCTGCGCGGATTTGAGCGGATAGAAATCAACATCGACGGCAATCCTAGCGCATTTGAGTTTGAGGTTTTTAAGCGTGCTGCAGAGCTTAGCGAGGTTGTGTTGAGCTTTAGAGCCACGACTTTAAATTCCAAGCCCGTGCGCGCGGTGGAGGAGCTTTGCGGCATAAGCCTAGAGCCAGGTTTTACCTACCGCGTAAATCTTAGTACGGGTGAAATTTTAAGCCGCGAGCCGCTAGGCGTGGGCGGAGCGGTTATGTGTAGAGGCTTTGAGCTGCGAAGCTTGCAGGCGAGCTATGTTTTTGAAAAAATTTCATCCTTTGTGCGCGCGGGCATCGCGCCGGAGCGCATCGCGGTGATTTTGCCCGACGAGAGTTTTGCCGGCACGCTGCGGCTTTATGACGAGCGCATCGCAAAGGCTCGCGGCTCGCACCGCATGCTAAATTTCGCGATGGGCGAGAAGCTTAAAGATAGCCTATTTTACGTAACGCTAGAGAAAATTTCGCAGTGCTTAAAAGAAGCGCGCACGCCGAAATTTGGCGTAGATTACCGCGCATTCAAAAGTCCGGATGGAGGATCTTTAGATACGGAGGATTCCGCGGTACAGCAAAATTTAGCGCTAGGGAATTTCGCTTCGGAGAATTCTATTTCGCAAAATTTCGCACAGCAAAATTTCGAGCTTGATTGCGAAATTTTTTCAAATTCCAAAACTGATTTAAATTTTATGTCTGCGCGAGAGTTTGAAAATACGGAAAATTTTGAAATTATGCGCGAAATTTCGGCGGAACGCGCGGACAGCGCGGAGGAGCAAAGCTTTTCTTTGGATTTTGCGGAGTTGCAAGAGCCTTTGGAGTGTTCGCAGCAGCGCGATTATTCGGTTAGCGCAAAACGGCAAGAGCTTTTAAAGCAGCAAGAGAGCCTACGACACTCTATGCAACTGGAGCATATAGAGCTTGAGGAAGAAGATGGGTATTCAAAAAGCCCTGAGCAGCGCGATCGTTTTAGGCACTCTAAAATACGCGAGGGCGCAGATGAGTATCCGCAGCGCCCAAACCCGCAGGAGCTTGATCTGTTTTTTGCGAGTGTGGGTGTGGATGAGGCGCTTTTTGGCGAGTTCGCACGCGATTTTGCAAAGCAAGTAAGCTTCGAGCATTTCGAGGCACTAATTGCCAAGCTCGCCTGCTTACCTAAAATTAGCGACGCGCTGCTGCAAGAAAAGCTAAAAGAG
It contains:
- a CDS encoding PD-(D/E)XK nuclease family protein, which encodes MKNLPSKNLFVYTSSRALRAALQSESGGVLAPRITLAEFYEKALFVPDLVACGEIDRALFMKQAVNESKRAGERLKFPNELYEFMRNREYLFGFFKELATERVSIDALDLSDTYAWYAEHFEILRELVGAYARILREHGFYDEITLPALYKLNESYLRGFERIEINIDGNPSAFEFEVFKRAAELSEVVLSFRATTLNSKPVRAVEELCGISLEPGFTYRVNLSTGEILSREPLGVGGAVMCRGFELRSLQASYVFEKISSFVRAGIAPERIAVILPDESFAGTLRLYDERIAKARGSHRMLNFAMGEKLKDSLFYVTLEKISQCLKEARTPKFGVDYRAFKSPDGGSLDTEDSAVQQNLALGNFASENSISQNFAQQNFELDCEIFSNSKTDLNFMSAREFENTENFEIMREISAERADSAEEQSFSLDFAELQEPLECSQQRDYSVSAKRQELLKQQESLRHSMQLEHIELEEEDGYSKSPEQRDRFRHSKIREGADEYPQRPNPQELDLFFASVGVDEALFGEFARDFAKQVSFEHFEALIAKLACLPKISDALLQEKLKEPLYLIKILLRKFKDENLSLGNLIDLFLLEISRIKLDDVSGGKVTVMGLLESRGLQFDGVIIPDFNDDLVPKRSSGEMFLNSALRARAGLISHADRENLQRFYYDGLLRGAKKSAICYLQSVEKLPSRFLKSFEVQQDAEFSQEDYLRLFGREEFKPALCGQEDPVARHDFFAEELSFSRLDTFLECKRKYYYRYVFGLKEGLKFGEDNALLGKILHTSFQRLYERAGMKFSMEKFRPIYSQLAREAEIARFDAELELKSVEKLAKLLEEHEQIWSFSGSEVSLKGELDGVRLSGRIDRIDEDKAGRKFIIDYKRGSAKKHMEKFQLTFYRALLAQECECAYLSLKDCAFAAPGDKTPSLENLRETLSSIGKEFASEVAFTRTEAVQSCEYCDYKIICKGQIDGKI
- the carA gene encoding glutamine-hydrolyzing carbamoyl-phosphate synthase small subunit, whose translation is MNAYIYIENGIYLQAKAFGKGGSAFGELVFNTSATGYEEIISDPSYAGQFIIFTMPEIGIVGINENDKESSKIHASGIFVRNFNNEPSNFRSQMSLEDYFLQNGKFGVYDIDTRFLTKMLRDQGSLRAFVSTEISDKAALKKALSESARIEEINYVSIVSTKAPYKHTSGRWNAARGSYVQPASCGKKIAVIDYGVKRNILNELCDLGLGVEVFPHDVKAESLIAKFKEGQIDGVFLSNGPGEPRMLKEEIAQIKKMVEARVPIFGICLGHQLLSNAMGYETYKLKFGQHGANHPVQNLRTKSIEITAQNHNYNVPETIAQICEITHRNLFDGTIEGVRYREYPVFSVQHHPEASAGPTESKYIFKEFLEIL
- a CDS encoding response regulator transcription factor — its product is MKEFRLKFRLEGSAMSCALKELDVLLVEDDTKLLASLHKAFEGIFNNVYNAQNGLEGVKKFKKFSPNLVITDILMPIEDGLEMIRQIKQIFPHAPIAVLSGFSREEQLKGVMEIGVERYYFKPVDIAAFVLEISALMKSKLDSVRVVNMGAGYVFDGLRRILLKDGEQIVLTKKELSFVSLLASRVGELVLYEEIKRYVWTEGAVSDTALRTFVKRIRDKVGGEIIKNVPSLGYKIDLGPA
- a CDS encoding DUF507 family protein — protein: MRIRLPHVPYIAHKIALDLLNSGCVTLSAGIEPVAKEADEIIRGDLQKERAIDERANDLIDERISELDEMSVNKKDMFWLIKRHIANDENFELNFEDRYGTISHKILETVWKKNLIDYKVSENRLKTIIYNAIDEYLKNYQKIEDAVYEKIEGYKQKLIPGTEEYELVFEKLYEEELRKRGML
- a CDS encoding adenylosuccinate synthase; its protein translation is MSKVDVVIGAQWGDEGKGKIVDMISANYDFVCRSSGGHNAGHTIVINGEKFALHLVPSGVLHKNIINIIGNGVVINPDVLITEMAQFENLKGRFFISEKAFLNLQHHSLIDQAREKSKGELAIGTTGKGIGPAYADKIARTGHRVVELLEPERLAEALSRDFASHESVFEKAGVKIPSKLEIYEELKRYKSALEPYIADTTHMLWKALDYDKRVLVEGAQGSLLDIDHGTYPYVTSSTTIAGGACSGLGLAPKDIGTVMGILKAYTTRVGNGAFPTEDKGPQGEAMREIGKEYGTTTGRARRCGWFDGVATKYAVRLSGIDKLALMKLDVLDGFESIKICRAYRYKGEETDYFPIDLEAAEPVYEQMPGWDSVKGISKFEDLPQNAQNYIRKIEELSGAKVGFISTSPERSDTIIL